One part of the Scatophagus argus isolate fScaArg1 chromosome 12, fScaArg1.pri, whole genome shotgun sequence genome encodes these proteins:
- the ocrl gene encoding inositol polyphosphate 5-phosphatase OCRL isoform X4 gives MEPLAPKALRGPVPFPPQGKNKTANSVGPGAIPPRSIAAQPPNLNNIMATDQSDTDPVQTLASDFGFEDNFNHTLKVEEKKNHQNRIVASRDPPPVPPLPPRKGSYTPSNRMPPLPVAKDRTVSLQAKDNSFNTSPKPDSFRSGFDRSDRPSSWCESPTTNSMRQAMFSSQAGQREYLIKHRLGKKENEYVDIRYFKFFTGTWNVNGQSPDCSLEPWLRCDEDPPDIYALGFQELDLSTEAFFYMDSSKEQLWVEAVERSLHKKSKYERVRIIRLVGMMLVVFVKEAHKNHIKEVAAEHVGTGIMGKMGNKGGVAVRFVFHNTSFCIVNSHLAAHVEDFERRNQDYKDICARMTFHLLDYPPLSIVKHDVVFWLGDLNYRLFMYDAAEVKQLIAEHKLKKLQEVDQLSIQRQTKRAFTDFMEGEINFIPTYKYDPKTDRWDSSGKCRVPAWCDRILWRGNSVKQLKYRSHMELQTSDHKPVSSLFSVGVKVVNEERHKKVFEDIVRAMDRMENDFLPSLSLSRREFTFENVKFRQLQKERFLITNDGQVPCHFAFIPKLNDSQYCKPWLRAEPSDGFLEPNETLEIYLEVYVSKDSVTLLNSREDSIEDILVLHLDRGKDYFITISGNYLSSCFGTSLETLCRMKKPIREIPITKLIDLGEDSYMEKEKSKVNFLMMDGASTEDKPLKIPKEVWILVNHLFTKSCDQEDLFQTPGLQDELQNIIECLDTSIPDSLSGCNHSVAEVLLIFLEALPEPVVCYELYQHCLECAHDSRLCKQLISQLPRAHRNVFRYLMAFLKELLKHSHNNNLTASLIATLFASLLIRPPPKLVGRQTPQDRQKAIDFILGFLMAGDEE, from the exons ATGGAGCCCCTTGCACCAAAAGCCTTGAGAGGTCCAGTGCCCTTCCCACCacaaggaaaaaacaagacTGCTAACTCTGTGGGCCCGGGAGCCATCCCACCCAGGTCTATTGCTGCACAGCCTCCCAACCTCAACAATATTATGGCAACAGATCAATCTGATACAG ACCCAGTTCAAACACTTGCCTCAGACTTTGGTTTTGAGGATAACTTCAACCACACTCTCAAagtggaagaaaagaagaacCATCAGAATCGCATTGTGGCTTCTAGAgatcctcctcctgttcctccacTACCTCCTCGCAAAGGCTCCTACACTCCATCCAATCGTATGCCTCCTTTACCAGTCGCTAAAGACAGAACTGTCTCCCTGCAGGCCAAAGACAACTCTTTCAACACTAGCCCCAAACCAGA TAGTTTTAGGTCAGGGTTTGACCGCAGTGACAGGCCATCATCTTGGTGTGAGAGCCCCACCACCAACAGCATGAGGCAGGCTATGTTCTCCAGCCAGGCAGGACAAAGAGAATATCTCATCAAACATCGCCTGGGGAAGAAGGAGAATGAGTATGTGGACATCAGATACTTCAA gTTTTTCACAGGAACATGGAACGTGAACGGCCAGTCTCCAGACTGCAGCCTTGAGCCATGGCTGCGCTGTGACGAAGACCCCCCTGATATTTATGCTCTGGG TTTTCAAGAACTGGACCTGAGCACTGAAGCTTTCTTCTACATGGATTCGTCCAAGGAGCAGCTGTGGGTGGAAGCTGTGGAGAGGAGCTTGCACAAAAAATCCAAGTATGAGAGG gttCGGATCATACGTCTAGTTGGGATGATGCTTGTAGTCTTTGTCAAAGAGGCACACAAGAATCACATAAAAGAAGTAGCTGCAGAGCATGTGGGGACAGGAATCATGGGAAAAATG ggGAACAAAGGAGGTGTAGCAGTGAGGTTTGTTTTCCACAACACTAGCTTCTGCATCGTCAACTCTCATCTGGCAGCACATGTGGAAGACTTTGAGCGTCGTAACCAGGACTACAAAGACATATGCGCCCGCATGACCTTCCACTTACTGGACTACCCCCCTCTCAGTATCGTCAAGCATGA TGTGGTATTCTGGCTTGGAGATTTAAATTATCGTCTGTTCATGTACGATGCTGCTGAGGTCAAACAGCTCATTGCTGAGCACAAGCTTAAAAAGCTTCAGGAGGTTGATCAG ctGAGCATTcagaggcagacaaagagagCCTTCACAGACTTCATGGAGGGAGAGATCAACTTCATTCCCACATATAAGTACGACCCCAAAACAGATCGATGGGACTCAAG TGGGAAGTGCCGTGTCCCGGCTTGGTGTGACAGAATCCTGTGGAGAGGCAACAGTGTCAAGCAGCTCAAATACCGGAGTCACATGGAGTTGCAAACTAGTGACCATAAACCTGTCAGCTCCCTCTTCAGTGTTGGG GTTAAGGTAGTGAATGAGGAGCGCCACAAAAAGGTGTTTGAAGACATTGTTCGGGCTATGGACAGAATGGAGAATGATTTCCtgccgtctctctctctgagcagAAGAGAG TTTACATTTGAGAATGTGAAATTCCGGCAGCTTCAGAAGGAGCGATTCCTAATAACAAATGACGGGCAAGTCCCCTGTCACTTTGCCTTCATCCCCAAACTCAATGACTCGCAGTATTGCAAACCTTGGCTCCGTGCTGAACCAAGTGATGGATTCTTAGAGCCGA ATGAGACCCTGGAGATCTATCTGGAGGTGTATGTCAGTAAAGACTCTGTCACGCTGCTGAACTCTCGAGAGGACTCCATAGAGGACATTCTGGTGCTCCATCTGGACCGTGGCAAGGACTACTTCATTACCATCTCTGGCAACTACCTGTCCAGCTGCTTTGGCACCTCGCTGGAGACTCTGTGTCGCATGAAGAAGCCGATCAGAGAGATCCCCATCACCAAACTCATTGACCTG GGAGAGGACAGCTACATGGAAAAG GAAAAGTCAAAGGTTAACTTCCTGATGATGGATGGTGCAAGTACTGAAGACAAACCTCTTAAGATCCCCAAGGAAGTGTGGATTCTTGTCAACCACCTCTTCACTAAATCCTGTGATCAG GAGGACTTGTTCCAGACACCAGGTCTACAGGATGAGCTGCAGAACATCATCGAGTGTCTGGACACCAGCATCCCAGATTCCCTCT CTGGTTGTAACCATTCTGTAGCTGAGGTTCTGTTGATCTTCTTGGAGGCCTTGCCAGAGCCAGTGGTGTGTTATGAGCTTTATCAGCACTGCCTAGAGTGTGCGCATGACAGCCGTCTCTGCAAACAG TTGATCTCCCAGTTGCCCCGGGCTCACCGCAATGTTTTTCGCTACTTGATGGCCTTTCTGAAGGAACTTCTAAAGCACTCACACAACAACAACCTAACAGCCAGCCTCATAg CAACACTCTTTGCTAGCCTCCTTATTCGACCGCCTCCCAAACTGGTGGGCAGGCAGACACCGCAGGACCGGCAAAAAGCTATCGACTTCATTCTGGGTTTCCTCATGGCAGGAGACGAGGAGTAA